The bacterium DNA segment AACCCGAGCGAATTACCGTGCCGTATGGGCATTATTCAATTGCCTTTCTTATGAACTGGATTCTTCAAGAATCGCGCCTGTGGCTAGACCAGAAATTCTCCCTAACAAAACGCTAATATTCACGAATTTGCCTCCAGCGGCTCTCTTGTATCAGTAGAGTGGAGATTGAGCCGTATTTCTCAAAAAAAAATGAGTTTACCCAAAAAAGAGGAAAATAAGGGTCAGAACGAGCGAATAAATATTCAGAGACGAAGATTATAGGAGAATCTGGAAAGAGCGTACAGAGTTCAGTCTGTTCTGTCCGATGAGAATGACTCGTCTGTTGGATGTAATATTGGGGGGATACTTATGGAAAAGCCAGTGCTTTTAACAGTTAGCGAGGTGTCACGTCTTCTGAGAATCCAACGAGCAAAGGTATATTTGCTTATTGAAACTGGGGCACTCGATGGGACGAAAGTCGGCGGTGATTGGAGAATCCGTACAGATTCAATCGAGAAGCTTATAGGCGAGCTTCCGCTTTCAGTCTTCAATTCAGGTGAGAAAAAGGCTGCATAGCTGCTTGTAGTAGGGAGTGATTCCAAAGAGGTTTGGTAATCACTCCCTGAGGTATAATTTGGTCAGATAATATCTGTAACTCTCGAAAGATACTGAAGCTGATGACAGAATTACATTCCAGTCCTGATCAAGATGGAAGCGATGAGGATTTGTCAAATCTTCGACCACCACAGTCGCCGTATGATTTTCGTATAACAGGACAACACCGAGAGATTTTGATCGCTATGAATACGCTTGCAGCTAAGTTTGGCGGTCAGGATATTTCGATGGATCAAATTTGTCAGCAATTTTGTAGGAGCCGCTTATTTGCTGCCGATGCGACCAAAGTGGGATTATCTGAAGAGAGTCTCGTTGATGATGTAAGGCATGCATTGGCTATCTTGCCTGACTCTCAAACGATTAGCGATTTAGTCTTTGATCTTGTTGATCAAGGTTACGTGATTGCTA contains these protein-coding regions:
- a CDS encoding DNA-binding protein, which produces MEKPVLLTVSEVSRLLRIQRAKVYLLIETGALDGTKVGGDWRIRTDSIEKLIGELPLSVFNSGEKKAA